A genome region from Carya illinoinensis cultivar Pawnee chromosome 2, C.illinoinensisPawnee_v1, whole genome shotgun sequence includes the following:
- the LOC122297121 gene encoding uncharacterized protein LOC122297121 yields the protein MRMTMHAGEQRSVQKEKMELDKASHSLALNIDKNGVVRSRRDLPPAHYTFQIKNFSVLFEAEVEKCESGQFEVGGYNWKLVLQTNGKRNSESHISLYLAIENQDTLSLGWEANVSFSFFVFDQIRNKYLCIQDWSIRRFHNLKPEWGFTQLLSHDLLNNPLNGYIIDDSCILGAEVFVIKGIGKQGVCLSMINQPQINYFTWRVDKFRSLQGNYYISDVFRVEGRKWKLLLYPRGSDTVTSDHGFLSLFLKPDDSEIVTPNRKLYAKYKLRIRDQVKSNHLEKTNEHWFSNSTVGWGFWTFTSLRDLKDPSNGYLLSWDGSPLFVECKIDVISVVKDFS from the exons ATGAGGATGACCATGCATGCAGGAGAACAAAGAAGTgttcaaaaagaaaagatggaattAGATAAAGCAAGCCATTCTCTGGCTCTTAACATCGATAAAAATG GAGTTGTAAGATCAAGAAGAGATCTTCCGCCAGCTCATTACACATTTCAAATAAAGAATTTCTCAGTGCTGTTTGAGGCAGAGGTTGAGAAATGTGAATCGGGCCAGTTTGAAGTTGGCGGCTACAATTG GAAATTGGTACTGCAAACAAATGGGAAGAGGAATAGTGAAAGTCACATCTCCTTATATTTGGCAATAGAAAATCAAGATACCCTTTCGCTTGGATGGGAGGCTAACGTAAGCTTCAGTTTCTTTGTGTTTGATCAAATACGAAACAAGTACCTGTGTATCCAAG attggAGTATAAGACGCTTTCATAACTTAAAGCCTGAATGGGGATTCACTCAATTACTTTCGCACGACCTCCTTAACAATCCTTTAAATGGTTATATTATTGACGACTCTTGCATTCTTGGAGCTGAAGTTTTTGTCATCAAAGGTATTGGCAAGCAGGGGGTGTGCCTATCGATGATAAATCAACCTCAAATCAATTATTTCACCTGGAGGGTTGACAAGTTTCGCTCACTGCAAGGCAATTATTATATTTCTGATGTCTTCCGCGTTGAAGGGCGTAAATG GAAGTTATTGCTCTATCCAAGGGGATCAGACACGGTAACCTCAGATCACGGCTTCTTGTCTCTCTTTCTCAAACCGGATGATTCAGAAATCGTTACCCCTAACCGAAAATTGTACGCAAAATACAAGCTGCGCATAAGGGACCAAGTCAAAAGCAATCACCTTGAAAAAACAA ATGAGCATTGGTTCTCTAACAGTACCGTTGGCTGGGGTTTCTGGACCTTTACGTCCCTGAGAGATCTCAAGGATCCATCAAATGGCTACTTATTATCATGGGATGGTTCGCCTTTGTTCGTTGAATGCAAAATTGATGTCATATCTGTAGTGAAGGATTTCTCCTGA